The following are from one region of the Muntiacus reevesi chromosome 3, mMunRee1.1, whole genome shotgun sequence genome:
- the TCF23 gene encoding transcription factor 23 — protein MAQREARGARAMPGLSQSPAKATPRLSAGTERKRNRLSRTGQDLWEESSWSNQRWSRAALNPRGARARSLARGPSEASPENAARERSRVRTLRQAFLALQATLPAVPPDTKLSKLDVLVLATSYIAHLTRTLGQEMPGPAWPPFLRGLRYLHPLKKWPMRSRLYAGGLGCSGLDSTTTSNSGQRTKEAEAGPQVSGEADALLPTRPLSPAPGDK, from the exons ATGGCACAGAGGGAGGCCAGAGGGGCACGGGCCATGCCAGGACTGAGCCAGAGCCCAGCCAAGGCCACGCCGAGGTTGTCAGCAGGCACTGAGAGGAAGAGGAACCGCCTGAGCAGGACAGGGCAGGACCTGTGGGAAGAGTCCAGCTGGAGCAACCAAAGATGGAGCCGAGCTGCCCTGAACCCTCGAGGAGCCAGGGCCAGGAGCCTGGCTCGGGGTCCG AGCGAGGCCAGTCCTGAGAACGCTGCGCGGGAGCGGAGCCGGGTGAGGACGTTGCGCCAGGCCTTTCTGGCCCTGCAGGCCACCCTGCCAGCCGTGCCGCCTGACACCAAGCTGTCCAAGTTGGACGTGCTGGTGCTGGCCACCAGCTACATAGCCCACCTCACCCGCACGCTTGGACAAGAGATGCCTGGCCCTGCCTGGCCGCCTTTCCTGCGTGGACTCCGCTACTTGCACCCTCTCAAG AAGTGGCCAATGCGATCTCGTCTCTACGCCGGAGGCCTGGGGTGCTCTGGCCTTGACTCCACCACAACCTCCAACTCGGGCCAAAGAACAAAGGAGGCAGAGGCCGGGCCCCAGGTCTCTGGAGAGGCAGACGCCCTTCTTCCCACCAGACCGCTGTCACCAGCACCCGGTGACAAGTGA